The DNA region GCGAAATCTACCATCTCCTGCTAGAGGCTCGGCGACGGTCCGGGGGTACGAGCGCCCCCCATCCCGGACGGACTACTCGGCACGAGGCCCTCCCACTCTCCGGCCAAAGACGCCGGTGGAGCATTTGCGGTCCTCTGAGAGTTCGGCGGCCCAAGCCCGCAAGGCGCCCGTGCCTTTTCTCCCGGCCGGGGCGTCACTCTCGCAATCGCACAACATCAACGCCAAGTCGTCGCGGGTGTTCCGGCGACACGATTCCGAAACCAGTATTGAGTACCGGCCAGGCTCTAGAACGGTTTCTCGCTCTACAATACGCTCGCCTAGTCCGCGCAGGTATCGCCCGTCTGAGAAGGCCACGGCCGATGGGGCCTGGAGCAAACTGAGCATGCCGCGCCGAGTGAAGAACTTTGGTGACGGGCACGAACTGGATGCCTTTGACGATCTGCCGACATCGACTCAGGCGGAGGCCAAGTTCCTCAAGCAACCCGTTAGCGGCGGGGCCAAGACGCACATGCGGAGCAAGACTCTTCAAAACATCCTTCCCGATCGGGCCATCACGACCCCGTCGCCCATTGCACCGTTTGTTGCCCCCCGGGTCGATAGCGTGCCCAGCTTTGCCCGCGATACCACCGCGAGCCGAATTGCCCGGGAAACCAGTCTCGCTCAACGCAACCCCTCCGGCCCGCTGGCCCCACTAACGGCTCAGCGGGTCGCCCAGCTATCGTCTGCCAGGGGTACGCTCAATATTTCCCAGCCACCGACTCTAGCGGCCAAGGGTACGCGCAAAATGCGGAGATCCCCACAGGCGAAGCCCCATTTGATATCCAATCTGAACCCCCCGAGAGAGGCAAAGagtgagtttttttttatttttttagtttttttttcccaccgcgtttctgttttttttttcatgcAGAACTCTAACAATGCCCGCAGCGGTTGGTGGAATGTTTTATAACCCCGAGACCTTCAAGTGGGAGGGCAACGACAATGTGCTGCACGCCTTCGAGGCCCCggcttccaccaccccctctaCGACCTCGGTGCCAAGATATGTcatgagagagagggaaaacGCGACACCGCGTCCGgctctcatcaccaacatcggCGCCACCAAGGGCGTTCAGGTTGTGGGCGGCATGGTTTTCGATCCTCAAGCCATGTGCTGGCTCAAGCTTGGGCCACAGTCCAACAGCAAGAGCAAGCAGCAGGCTCAGCAACCTGACGCCCTGGATGGATTCAACCCCCtggatgacgaagacgatgTCTTCAAGGACATTCCCGATCTTGAGGAGCGTACCATGGCCTCTAGCGACGGTGGCAACGGGCGCGCCAGCGAGATCAAGGACGACTGGCTCGTGGGCGAGGAGTTTGACGTCGGCCCCGAATTTGTTCGTCGGCagcgggaagaggaggaccgCTGGAGAAAGAAGTGCTCCTCCTGGATCAGCGACCAGGTGGACCGCGGCGATGCCTGGAAGTGGGCGATTCGCGACATTGTCAAGCAGAGCCTTGCCGACTAGGCTTTTTTGATACCCGACGATTTTCCATTTTTCTCATGGTTACTTGCATGTTAGCAAGCGTGGCCAGCAGGTGTTTgaggttttcttttctgggTTGCATTACCTCGGGAACAAACATGACCATGACTCATGACTTTTATCAACAAACAAACTGGGCAAAGGCAAAGGCGcatttgttttttttttctttatttttcggCATTACCTGGTCGGACATACAAAAATTCAACACTACACTACACAACACACAGatacacaaacacacacacacacacacacacacacacacacacacacacacacacacacacacacacacacacacacacacacacaccaacaATGATATATAAGAGCTACGGGAGCATGCTATTTGTCTGTTTGAGACAATGATTGgacttggtggtgatggctgttAATGGCAAATGGAAGAGATGAGCGAGGAGtgttggagggagaggattgtAAGGGCTGGATTTGTTACACGATTGAAACTGATGGATGAATATGGGTGGGTGGGCACTGGGTGTGggattttttctttttcgggCGTTTTGGTAACGACCTTGAtgacggtgatgatgaatAAATAGATGATACGGATAGACGAGTTATGACCATTTGTAGAGGCCGGGCTTAGTAGCTCTGGCTTGCTGGCTTAATAATATGTACGAGTTTTGTCAGATGATGTCGAAGGCATGGAGATCCCAGCCTGTCAAAGGAGCTCAGCTTAGCTTAGCTATAGGTATCACTCACACTTGAGAAATTAGCTTCGAGCTTCTTGACTGTGATCACCTGCCAGTCAAGGGTTTTTATTCAGTGGATTTGTGACGTGAATCCAACCTCTGCCGTGTCATTGAAGCTCAAAGTGTCACCTGCCAGCTGATAAGATAAGCCCATCCCGACCCCACCTTTTGCCCCCACCACTGACTGGCGCCGTTGACGTCGGGCTGTAGGTAGCGGATAGGTTCGCAATCATTCCatgcagcaccaccaccaccaccaccaccaccatcatcatcaccaacctcacctaCTCACTACTCACTATTcctcaacaaaaacaaaactgGATCCCTatctcacccaccacctcctgtcttctttttcctctagacaagaagaagcaacaCCAGCCGCGAACATGACCGAGCTAGCCTTCGCCCAATCCTTTTTGTCAATGCTGGGGGGTATCCAGTCCAAGATAACCCACGACCACGTTGAGGATCCGCGTCGATATACAATCACCACTCCTGTATgtcttttcctttccctacattttttttttgaattAACTTGCTAATAAAGTAGTAcaccctccctcaccaccccacccTGCCCAAGAAATTCACCCGCCGTACTTGCGCCACGAAGGCGCCCCCCGAATCTATCACCGTAACCGCCGTTTCCCCTCGCAATCCACCCCTATCCAttaccctcccctccccccttccagTCAGCACGACCTCAGTCCTGGATATCAAAAACGCGATCTCCCTCCAAACGGGTGTCCCAGTCCAAAAGATAAAGTTGCTGCACCAGAAGAAACCTGCTCAGGACTCCAAAACGTTGAGGGATGTCCtagcgggggaggggaaagaaCAACTGGAGCTGGGGTTGATGATCATTGGGGGCGCGGCGTCGGTGCCGGAACAGAAGCCGCCAAAACAGGAGGACGAAATGGAGGTGGACAGTAAGGAAGCGGaaccgcaacaacaacaacaacaacaacaacaacaacaacaacctgttGCGGCGCCCGGACAGCAAAGTGGACGGGAGGTGTTGGATACCGAAGAGTTTTGGGCTGATTTGAAGGGGTTTTTGGAGCAGAGGGTTAGGGATGAGGGTGTGGCCAaagaggcggtggagaggtttAGATTGGCTTGGAGGTcgtgagggggaggggtgttgaAGTGGTGGTATGAACACGGTAGCTACTATGGTCATTAATTAGTTGAGGTTGCAAAGGCCGCTCACCCAGCAAAGTCATCCTGTCACATTTAAAACAGTTAGAAACTTTGGCGTGTTGGGTGTGGTGATTCTGGGGCGAGGAACTCCAAAGATAGttgacacacacacacacacacacacacatacgTCCGCCTCTTGAACGTGTAGATTATCCTTTGCGAGGACCTATCGAGATGTAACTATCTGTGATTTTGATAATGACGCGCCCGGTGAATGCATCTCCTCATCGACTATCACTATCCCCAACTTTGGACTTGAAAAGGGGGATTGACTAGACAGAAACAAGGACAACCCCTTCAGTATTCTTCATCAAGAATAATACTCGGCATAAACCACgacaaaaacaacaaaaaaaacaagcaaCAAACTCGCAATATCAGTTCAGACAACTACAGCATGCTCCTCCTCTACcctaaccaccaccaccatcaccaccaccaccatccttccCGCTTACTCGCGTATAACAACATAACCATTTCTCTGATATGACCATGTTTATCCCCTCTCCTTTGTCACAACAACTCGACCGCCGCGCCgccaaaaaaaatttaaGCAGCAGTCCCCTTGCTCACCGTCTTGACGAGCGAATCGTACTCGATGTCGTCGGCGTCGTTGGCCTGGACCTCGGTGGCGATGCCGGGGAGGGCGCGCTTGAGGGCCTCCTTGGAGGAGGCGTAGACCATCTTGGCCTGTTTGTGTCGAGCATGTTAGTATGAGTTTACTGTGTTGGGGGgtaagaagagaagaaaaacatACCATGATACCGGCATCATCAGGGGACCAAGCGATGAAGGTGATCTTGTTCCTGTTTTTTTCCAAATCAATCAACACAATATTCCGGAGTAGTAAAAGTAAGGGGGGGAAACAAACCGGACACCCTCCCCAGAAGCGAGATTATACTCAAAGTCGTAGACAGCGTAGCGGGGACCCTTGCCTACGGCGCCCTGTTTTTTGTGTCAGTCAGCTGGGATCATAGCTCGGAGAGAGACAAGGTAGGGATAGCTGTTGagacaccaaaaaaaaagagacatACGGTCTTGCTCTTCGTCTTGGCGTTGATGAGCTTCTCGCGAAAGTCGTCGTACTCAGGGCCGCTCTCCGAGGTGCTGTCGACGACAATCTCCTTGTTGTCGTCCGAGAGCTTGAAGATGACGTACTTGTACttcttgttgagcttgaggtCGTTGTAGGCGGTTATGCACTCCTCGTTGACGGTGGCGCTGTTTGATGCATGTGTGTGGTTAGCCAtctgggttggtggtggaagacTCAGAGGGGGAAGTATGTTGGGCTGTGATGACGGTCGattcggcggtggtgggccTCGCTCGCAGAAGGGTAGTTGGACATCATAGAACAGAAGGTGGTACTACTAACCCGGATTGAGACTGCGAGAGAGAAAGAATCATGTCAGCTatcatgtcgtcgtcggctaTCGTgcacaccacctcctcgaAAGCTGTTCGTTCCCTCGGCGCGCATCATCTCCCATCCAACAACAAGCGGGGATCATGCGCGCAAGCAAAACCAAACAAGCACCCAATCCCAtcactcccccccccccttcccaatcccctcaccctccctcccctttaAATCCAAAACTCACCATGATTGCGGTTTTcttgtggttgttgtctaAACtcctaaaaaaaaaaaggaactCGATCGGTAATGCGCAAGCAGTAAATCGCGTGGCTCGGTGGGTGGGTGCGTGGTGTGGTGTGTcctcaaagaaaaaaaccgTTGATATTCGGCAGCTGTTACAAGTAAGAGGAGAACAAAAAAGTTAGCAAGTGGTCGGTAGTGAGTGGTAGTGGCTTGTTGCGGCGGTGGCAGCGGGCAGCAGTGAAtagcgggggaggaggaagaggaagaggaacatAGGTAGGCAACAACAGAACAGCAACGCATACACACACGTAATCAGATAGGTATCCGACTGAACAGAATAGAACAGGCAGCAAAAAcactctcttcttctctctcttcagaaacaacaaaaaagTTGGTTAGGTAGAGAGAGAGTGTAGATGACAATAAAGGAGAAGCAAGAGAAAGAAGTGGGCCTGATTTGCGCCTGGTGAGGGAAGGTGAGAGAGGGGTTTAATATTACAGCCCACTTGCATGgacctccatcatctcgcccaattcatcaacaccagctgCCCCTCCGACCACTGATTGCACTGagcagacagacagacagacagacagacggctgttggagaagctggagataTTACAGAAGGAGATGTTGAGAAACAAACTTACAGAGCGGTTCAACAGGAAGGTCCTTGTTGTGTAGGAGTAAAGGAGACACGCGGTCAGTGGAGGTCGAAGCGATAATGAAAcggatggagggggagatggagaggggcaGCAAGGTAACTCGCAGCCTGAAAAACAACAAGATGGCAGGGTCAAGTTGGTGGGGTTGCTATTGGCGGTGACGAAGGAACGACCACTCACAGGGGCTTACGTGATTGGGGTGGGATGGCTGAGCACCCCGCCTCGtcccacctcacctctcaccaCTCACATCTCACTTTCAGTCATATTCTCACTTTCAGTCAtactctcactctcactctcatACTGGAAGTGAGCACACTCGCTGCACAGTTAACTCTTTGAAATATCATTACATCGTGGTCTGTTACCTCTACTCTAACCCAGTGTGATCGTAATATACAATGCCACCATGGTGCCGTAAGGGAATATGCAGCTATcaagacagagagagaaagtAGAGAGGAGATTACATGGCACACActgtacgatccgataacACCCAAACCCTTTTTAGAAATCCCCCAAAACCGAGCCGCCCAAAATCATAAAACCAttgcttttgcttttgcttttgcTGTTGTGATCTTACATCATGCCGCCCATGCCGCCCATGCCGCCCATACCACCGCCCATGGGAGGAGGCGTCTtgtcctcggcctcgacaaTCGCCACCTCGGTGGTGCCAAGCAGAGAGGCAACACCAGAGGCATCAATAAGACCAGTGCGGACAACCTTGAGGGGATCAAGGATACCAGCAGAGATCATGTCAACGTACTCGCCCTTGGCGCTGTTGAAGCCCTTGTTGAAGTCATTGACATACTCGTCCTGGAGCTTGCCGATGATGACAGAGCCCTCAAGACCGGCGTTCTCAACAATGGTTCTGGCAGGGCGGGTAATGGCGTTTCTGACGATGCTCACACCAAGCTGCTGGTCAAAGTTGGCGGGCTTGAGGTCCTTGAGAGCGTTGATGGAGGCCTTGATGAGGGCAGTACCACCGCCCGGGAGGATGCCCTCCTCAACGGCAGCGCGGGTGGCGTTGAGCGCATCCACGAAGCggtccttcttctcgccaACCTCTACCTCGGAGGAGCCACCGACCTTGATGACGGCAACACCGCCAGAGAGCTTGGCGAGGCGCTCCTggagcttctccttctcgtactcggaggtggtggggtcGGCCATGACACCACGGATCTGCTCGCAGCGCTGAGCAATCGAGTCCTTGCTGCCGTccccgttgaggaggatggtgtccTCCTtcgtgatggtgatggagcCGGTAGAGCCGAGCATGTCAGGGGTGAGCTTGTCAAGCTTGACATCGAGCTCGGTGCTGAAGACGGTGGCGTTGGTGAGGACAGCAAGATCGCCGAGGATGGACTTGCGGTTGTCACCGAAGCCGGGGGCCTTGACGGCGGCAACCTCGAGCTGGCCACGGAGCTTGTTGAGAATGCAGACGGCAAGAGCCTCGCCCTCAAAGTCCTcggcgatgatgacgagAGGACGGCGGAGCTTGTTGGAGATCTCGAGAGCGGGGATGATGTccatggcggaggagatcTTTTGCTCAGAGAGGAGGATCAGGGGCTTCTCGAACTCGACCTTCTGAGCCTTGGCGTCGGTGATGAAGTAGGGGGAAACGAAGCCGCGGTCGAAGCGCATGCCCTCGGTGACCTCGAGCTCATCGAGGAGAGtcttgccctccttgacAGTGATGACACCCTCCTTGCCGACCTTCTCCATGGCGTTGGCAATCAGCTTGCCAATGTGCTCGTCGCCATTGGCCGAGATGGTGGCGACCTGGGCAATCTCCTcagaggtggtgatgtcgcGGCTGTGCTTCTGGAGGTACTCGACGACGTTGTCGACGGCAGCCTGGATACCGCGGCGGAGATCCATGGGGTTGCAGCCGGCAGCGACATTCTTGACCGTCTCGGCGAAGATGGCGCGGGCGAGGAcggtggcagtggtggtaCCGTCACCGGCGACCTCGTTGGTCTTGGAGGCGACCTCGGCGAGGAGCTTGGCACCGAGGTTCTCGAACTTGTCcttgagggagatggcgcgGGCGACCGTTACACCGTCTTTGTGCGTCTGTCAGTTACTGTCGAGATATTTTTCTCGTAGAGCGAGGACAAACTCACCCTTGGTGATCTTGGGGGAGCCGAAGCTGGACTCGATGAGGACATTGCGACCCTTGGGACCGAGGGTGGTAGCAACGGCCTTTGCGAGGGTCTCGACACCCTGAAGGAGAGCGGCGCGGCCCTCAACACCGAACTTGAGCTCCTTGTGAGCGAAGCGGAGCTGCTGTGTGGAACGGACGCGGGCGGCCTTGAGCGGGGAAGAGACCGACGCTCTCGTGAGTGCGCGCTGCATGGTGGCGGTATGTGTGTGCCGGTTTCAAGCAACAAACTAAAAGGGAGGCTCGGTTTGGGTCTGGGTATCACGATCAATGTCGGCTTCGGAAAGGGGTCGTCAgggtgggaggatggggggataCTCTGTATAAAATATGTCAGCGCTCGGCAAACATGTCGAAAAAAAATTCCCAAGGTTCGTCAATGGATTGGCCCGAGCTCCCTGTTCACTAGGCAGGATCGGGCATAGCGCTGTACTTGATCACTGGTTGGAGGTGTTTCTGGAACCATCGAAGATCCACAAAACCGATTCGCTGAGTTCATGCAGCGCTGGTTTTTGTCCTCATTTTTGGTTGTTCCTCTCTGTTTACCTGGTGAGATTCTGCGAAGGTATTCAGACACAAAGCTCACCCACTTTCGCCTCTTCAGCACCACCTCTCGAGCCCTCATCTCGCCCTAATTTGTCATCACCACTCTCCAGAGACGCATTGCGGGATTGTTgcatcacccacccccctcccacgaGTAGCCGGGTTCTCCAATCTTGGCATGCGGTAAGTGGGGTCGAGAGCTCCAGCTTTCCGCTGGCAGCCGAAccagccccttttccccgaccaaagtaaacaaaccaaccaacgATAGCAGTCtggatggtggatgggaCATATCACAAGTATGTCGATGGTTTGAGGTCGTGATGGTGTTCAGATTACGGTCATGAAACATGTTTTGCTTTCCATCCGCATATCTTCTGCTGCTTCCCTCGCTCTCTTCCGCTCATCCGATATCTTGAACTCTGAAACATACAAAGAGCAATGCCCTCCCATGAACCGTCACCCACTCTCCATCTTCGCATCTCCAAACATGTCGTAAAGTATCATCTCTCTTCCGCAGCCGACCTCGCTTGTTCTGTTACCCATGACCTAGCCTATCATGACAAAGTAAGCCTAAACCCCCACCCAGCAAGAAGAGCTGCTTCCAGCCGTTGGTCTAGATTGACAGTAAAAATAGTCGTCGACAAGCCACACACGTCCCTTATTGGCCTTCCTCCCGTTCCACACAGACAAAGGTGCATCACCTCTCTGCTCTTCACAAACGGCAGTTCTCACGCGGGACCGAGGCGGCAGGCTGGG from Podospora pseudopauciseta strain CBS 411.78 chromosome 6, whole genome shotgun sequence includes:
- the HSP60 gene encoding chaperonin (EggNog:ENOG503NY3W; COG:O; BUSCO:EOG09261J0P); this translates as MQRALTRASVSSPLKAARVRSTQQLRFAHKELKFGVEGRAALLQGVETLAKAVATTLGPKGRNVLIESSFGSPKITKDGVTVARAISLKDKFENLGAKLLAEVASKTNEVAGDGTTTATVLARAIFAETVKNVAAGCNPMDLRRGIQAAVDNVVEYLQKHSRDITTSEEIAQVATISANGDEHIGKLIANAMEKVGKEGVITVKEGKTLLDELEVTEGMRFDRGFVSPYFITDAKAQKVEFEKPLILLSEQKISSAMDIIPALEISNKLRRPLVIIAEDFEGEALAVCILNKLRGQLEVAAVKAPGFGDNRKSILGDLAVLTNATVFSTELDVKLDKLTPDMLGSTGSITITKEDTILLNGDGSKDSIAQRCEQIRGVMADPTTSEYEKEKLQERLAKLSGGVAVIKVGGSSEVEVGEKKDRFVDALNATRAAVEEGILPGGGTALIKASINALKDLKPANFDQQLGVSIVRNAITRPARTIVENAGLEGSVIIGKLQDEYVNDFNKGFNSAKGEYVDMISAGILDPLKVVRTGLIDASGVASLLGTTEVAIVEAEDKTPPPMGGGMGGMGGMGGMM
- the COF1 gene encoding cofilin (COG:Z; EggNog:ENOG503P2XC), which gives rise to MASNSATVNEECITAYNDLKLNKKYKYVIFKLSDDNKEIVVDSTSESGPEYDDFREKLINAKTKSKTGAVGKGPRYAVYDFEYNLASGEGVRNKITFIAWSPDDAGIMAKMVYASSKEALKRALPGIATEVQANDADDIEYDSLVKTVSKGTAA
- a CDS encoding hypothetical protein (COG:S; EggNog:ENOG503P2SA); this translates as MQHHHHHHHHHHHHQPHLLTTHYSSTKTKLDPYLTHHLLSSFSSRQEEATPAANMTELAFAQSFLSMLGGIQSKITHDHVEDPRRYTITTPYTLPHHPTLPKKFTRRTCATKAPPESITVTAVSPRNPPLSITLPSPLPVSTTSVLDIKNAISLQTGVPVQKIKLLHQKKPAQDSKTLRDVLAGEGKEQLELGLMIIGGAASVPEQKPPKQEDEMEVDSKEAEPQQQQQQQQQQQQPVAAPGQQSGREVLDTEEFWADLKGFLEQRVRDEGVAKEAVERFRLAWRS